One window of the Cryptomeria japonica chromosome 7, Sugi_1.0, whole genome shotgun sequence genome contains the following:
- the LOC131078774 gene encoding germin-like protein 5-1 — protein sequence MSLFVIAVILSVMSEGVYGADPDPLTDFATGLKRFTLRDLFTNGDVTVDSGGVRAATTVDRFPATKSQGLQYVRFKMVPCGVNLPHTHPRATEMLTLISGGPLQVGFVDTQGEAFIDILHPGDVTIFPRGTMHFELNVGFEEADYISALNSQNPGVMTSSMSIMKLPLRTVATAFNVTTKTVKKLDSMIYASGKGLKKTTKSGCVPGRDITVEF from the exons ATGAGCTTATTCGTTATTGCAGTCATTCTGAGTGTTATGAGTGAAGGTGTTTATGGAGCAGATCCTGATCCGCTCACAGACTTCGCTACAGGATTAAAAAGATTCACCCTCCGTGATCTCTTCACTAATGGAGATGTAACTGTCGACTCAGGAGGAGTACGCGCTGCTACTACAGTCGACAGGTTTCCTGCAACGAA ATCACAGGGCCTGCAATATGTGAGGTTCAAGATGGTTCCATGCGGGGTAAATTTACCGCACACTCATCCACGAGCCACAGAAATGCTTACTCTTATCTCAGGAGGGCCTCTTCAAGTTGGTTTTGTTGATACTCAAG GTGAAGCTTTCATTGATATTCTGCATCCTGGAGATGTCACCATATTTCCGAGGGGAACAATGCATTTTGAGCTTAATGTTGGATTTGAAGAAGCTGATTATATCTCTGCTCTCAACAGTCAAAATCCCGGTGTAATG ACAAGCAGTATGTCAATAATGAAGCTTCCATTGAGAACCGTGGCAACAGCGTTTAACGTTACCACAAAGACTGTAAAGAAATTAGATTCAATGATATATGCTAGTGGAAAGGGACTGAAGAAAACAACCAAAAGCGGTTGTGTTCCAGGGAGAGATATTACTGTAGAATTTTAA